The Candidatus Limnocylindrales bacterium DNA window CGCAGTAAGCGCGTCAGCGGACCAGCCCGGCCCGGTAGTCCGGATAGACCGGCGACCATGCCAGCAGATCGCGTGCTCGCTTGTTGGTCACGCGAAACGACGGCATGAGCGAACGTCCGCCGGGCTGCGGCGGGCTGGTTCCGGCAAGCGCGCACACGTAGCTGAGGACATCGCGCCACGTTGCCGGCTGATCGTCGGCGACGATCAGCGCCTGCCGCGACGGCCAGCGCTCGATGGCCGCGACCGTGGCCGCCGCCATGTCGGCGATGTGGACGAGCGAGACATAGTCGTTTCCTTCGTCGGGAAGTCTGAGCTTCCCGGCGTTCGCGCGGGCGAACCAGTCCTCGTCGAAACCGGTGCCCGGGCCGTAGAAGAGCGCGCCGCGCAGAACGAGCCAGTCGAGCTCCGATTCTTCGATCGACCGCTCCATGGCGCGCACGGCAGAAATCGCCGCGCCCGCGATGCCGTCGTCGGCGACAGGATGGAACGTCGTCTCGTCGGCCCACGCATCGCCGCCGCCGGCGTGCGTCATCGCGATGCTCTGCTGGAGGATTCGCGCGACGCCCGCATCGCGGCATGCACGCACGAAGACTGGTGTGCCTTCGCGGCGCAGCTCATCGTTCTTTGCGTAGTCGCCTTTCGAGCTCGGGCCGGGAAGGCTCGTGGCGAGATTGATCGCGACGTCGCAGCCGTCGAGGCCGCTTCGCAGCGACGCCTCGTCGAAGATGTCGGCGGCGAGTACGTCGGCGCCGCACGCATTGGCGATCGCTGCAGCCTCGGGACGCCGCACGAGCGCGCGGACGCGATAGCCGGCAGCGACGAGGCGCGGCACCAGATGACGCCCGTACACTCCGGACGCGCCGAGGACGGCGATTCGCTGATTCATCTCGAGGATACCTTCTTCGGATCGATTCGCCGGCTCGCGCTTTCGAGCGAGGCTACCGATTCGGCCGGGATGCTTGGCTTTTTCGCCATACGCTCGCAAGCCATGGCTGCCGGTCGCGCGGCAGGCCCGGCGGCCGGTAGTAGTGCTCGAGCTCGGTGAAGCCGGCCGCGTCGAGAAACGCGCGCCACGATGCGAGGTCGTGATAGGTCCCGTAGCGTCCGTGGTTCCATCCTTCGTCGTTGTTTCCGCGCGGATTCGAGCTGAACAGCACGCCGTCTGGCTTGAGCGCCGCGCGGAGCTCGCCGAGCACGCGCGGCAGCTCCTGGCTCGGCACGTGAAACAGCGACGCGTTGGCAAAGATGCCGTCGAAGTATTCGGCGGGAAGCTCGAGCGCGAGGAAATCCTGCTCCCAGACGTCGCAGCCGCTGTGCTCGCGCGCCATCGCCGCGAGCGGCGGCGAGCCCTCGAGTCCGATCGGCTCGTGCCCGAGCGCGCGCAGCGCAATCAGGTCGCGGCCGGGGCCGCAGCCGAAATCGAGAATCCGCAGAGGCGGCGCGCCGTGAATGTGGCGCAGCAGCGCGTCGATGTTCTGCGAGACGTCGTGGTCGCGCGTGCCTTCCCAGAAATCACGAGCCGACTGGTTGTAGTGATCGAGAGTCCGCGCGGTGATGGTCGCGAGCTCGTCGGGCGTCTGCGTCATTTCGGCACTTTCGATTTGGCCGAGGCTTGTTCCTCTTTGCGCAGGACTTCGCGCAGCTGGCCAAGCGTCTTGACCGCAACCGGTTTGGTCTGCGCGCCGAAGTCGAGGATCGAGTTGCCTTCCTGTTTGAGCACCATCGGTCCGAGCGCGTACAGGCGCCATCCTTCGACGCTCATTTTCCCGTCCATGACTGGAGGTCTCTTCGATCTGCCCCACGTTCCGTGGAGCGGGACCTTCCGGCGGCGGTCCTGGTCCGTGTAATCGAGTATCAGCGAGTACTTGATGGTGGTGCTGTTCTGACGCTCGACGGTGCCGGTGATGGACCAGGGTGCAGCGAAATCGCCTTCGGCGCTCGCGGTTGCCACGTGAATCCTTCGCGTGGCTTCGCTGACGTCGATCTTGCGCGAAGACTGCACTTGATCGGGTCCTTCCGGAATGGCCTGGTCGAGCAGCGTGATCGCCAGCTTGTAGATGAGCAGCGGCGCGTCGATTGCGTCGATTGCGTATCGGTCTTCCACCGCAAGATCCTTGATGAGCAAAGCGCGGCCCGAGACGAGCATCAGCGTCCCGTGTTCGGTCTTTTCACCGTGCCGGCTATCGACGTCGATTCTCATGTCGCGGTCGCTTGCGAACGTGAGCTTCCATTCGGCGAAGTCGGGGCTGTCCGGATGGTCGGCGCGCAGGGTCGCGCTGGTCGCGGTGTACCATGCGGAGCTGTCGCTGCAGACGATCGCGGCTTGCGGGTCGTCGGCCGCGGCTGCGAGGCGCGCGCAACAGAGCAAGACAAGGAGCCTCGCGATGATTCTGGAAATCTTGCTCATGGGCATGCTGTAGCTCGTCGCATGTTCTCGAACCAGCGGCCTCAGGCGATGCGTTCGTCTAGTTGCCGGGCTTCCACCACAGCGGGTCTGACGAGACGCTCGCTTCGAAACCGGAACGGTGCGCGATCTCCATATACTTCAGAAATTCCGTCCGATCCGGCGGCGAGTCAGGCCCGCCGGTCGATAGCGCGGTTGCGAGGTTGTGAGCTGCATGTCCGTAACCGATGTCGGCGGCCGTCCTGAGCCAGCGCACGCCTTCTGTATAGGAGGTCTGGTCTCCCGTCAGCGTCAGATACGTCCCCAGCGCTGTCTGCGCCTCGAGATCGCCCTGGCTCGCGAGAGGCTCCAGCAGTTTTCGAACTTCATCGAACGCGTTGCGGTGGTAGGCACCGCGAGCCTCGTCGTAGATGGACATCGCAACCTCGGTAGGTTCGATGCTACGATTCCGGGTTCCGGTCAAGAAGCAGGCCGCTCGTGGTGTCCGGGCCCAGAAATAACCTGTGGCGGGAGGATGCGTCGTCCGACATGTCATCTCTCTTTTGTTATCGCGGCCTGGAGAGTAGCCGCGGAAGCCAGGACGTCCGCCTGCTTGAGATGTTCGTGCGCCGAGCAGTTCGTAAATCCGATCTGGTGAACTGCCTGGCCCGGACCGACCAGAATCACGTCGATGGATTCTTTCTCATGGTCGAGTGATCCAAACTGGAAGCCCTGCACCATTCCGGTCAGCTCGTAAAGATCCCGTTTACCGAGAAGCAGGATCTCCTTCACCCGGAGCAGGAACCGGATCGTATTGTTCGCCCACGGAGTGGACCAGCGAAGATCCTTCGGTGTCAGCGACAGCCACGCCCGCATCAGCGCGAAAGGTTCATCGGTACCCGCTGCTTTTACGAGATAGTCCCGGACGTACGGGGCCATTTCTCCTTCACCAAGCCAGGGCGCGGCAATTCGTCGATCGGGATCATCGATGATGATGGCGTTGCCGTTCGTGCAGAAGATGTACGTCGCACTTTTCGCGCGCGTCGGTTCTTTTCTGATCGTGCACGGAACGCCGAAGGTCATGCCGTAAGCCGTCACCGGCGTGAGCTCGAATGACGGTGCGTCGATAGGAGTTGGAAGAGGGGCGATCCGGAGCGCCATCTCCGGCGCGTCGGAGTGAAACAGCACGTGCGCCGCGAGCCAGTAGCGGGCGGCGGCATTGGCCAGCCAGATGGCGGCGAACAGAAGGATCACCATCCACGGGGTTCCCGCACGTATGATCGCGACATCGCCCGAAGGCGTCGTGAGCGCGTCGCGAATCGGACTCCCGGGCGGTGACTTTTCCAGAAGAACTTCTGCGACGCTCCGGCCGTTGTCCAGATCGAGCGGAATCGACCATCGAATTCCGCGCTTGCGCTGAACCGTGAGGTAGTTCTGACCGAGACGCCTCCGGAGTTTCGCGCGGCGCACGTTGTCCCACGGCAGTCGGAATATGCGGCTGATCCGGATCTCGTCGGCCGTGACGGCAACGTGTGGAACGAACGTGATGAAAAGCGCAAAAGCGCTCGTGCAGAGGCCGAAGAATAGCTTGTCCGGCTGCACGTAAGCGAGCCACAGGGCCAAGGGAATGACGACAAGCGGGATCCGCCCGAGACGCGGGGCGGCGTAGAAATTTTCCTGGGATGGAGGGCTGGTCACGACGACTCAATCACTACCATACGATGCCCGCCACCGTCACCGTCCACACGTGACGGATCTTACCAGTTCGAATCGATCTTCAGTTATCGTCCGCGACGCAGTCCACTTCGAGCTCTACCAGCCACTCGGCGTTGATGAAGCCGACAACCTGAACGAACGTATTGGCGGGCTTGATCGACGAGAACACCTCGCCGTGGGCGCGCGCAGCCTCCTCCCATCTCGAAATGTCCGTCAGCATCACGCGAGTTCGAACGACGCTGTCCAGCGTGAGCCCGGCATCGGCGATGGCCTGAGAGACAATCTCGAGACATCGCCTGGTCTGACCATACATGTCGCCGACAGCGGCGACCCCGCCGTCGGGCGCAATAGGTGCAGTCCCGGCGACCGCTACGACGTTGCCCACGCGCACGGCCCGCGAGAAGCCGATACGGGATTCAAAAGGTGATCCGGAAGAAACCAGTTTCCGCATGTCTGTTATTCCGGCAGGCCCTGAAGCTGGTCATTGAACGTGATGGTCGCGAGAAACCAGACGTCGTGAGGCTTGTAGAACCAGAATTTCAATACGAGGGGATGCTGCTCCAGCCTCAGGATGTACGTCAGTGAAACGACCGAAGTGCCGAACGGCTTCTCTTGGATGAGCTCGGAATCGAGGATCTTGCCGTATACGGGCAGTGCTGCCTCGGTCTGCCGCTTGAGTGCATCGACGGCCTGCGGTTTCTGCGCGGGAATGCTCGATCCCTGGAAGAGCAGGTCGAACGCCGGCCCCGTGCCTTTGTCGGAGAGCGCCTTGAAGAACTGCTCGGCGCGCTGCCGGGGAAGCATCGGCTCATCGGCAGATGCGGCAGAGATCGAGAAGGCGACGAGAACCCCGGCGAGTAGTAGTTTTCGCATGTTCCTCCCGACAGAAAGAGACCGAGTCATTGGCGTTCTATAGACCGGCCATACAGCACTGTTAAGCGCCTTCACTGAAATCCGTTCAAGCGCTCTGTGACGATCGCCGCACTCATTGATCGAGCACGTCCGCTCTTCATCGAAAGTACGCTGTTGGCGCACGATCTCGCATTCTTTGCGCGAACCGTTCGCGTTCCTCGCGGCGAGCTCGTGCCGAAATCTGTTCAGCCCGGTATCGCTCGAGCCGGATCTCGTCTTGTGTACGCATCGGAAGATCGTCCAGCTCGTGAGCATCGAACCAGACGAACTGGCAGCCGCGGCACAGATCGACCTCGGGTCCAGCGGTGGGAACGACATGCATGAAACCCGAACATGACGGACACCTACGGTCGGCCCTTCGCGAAGCTCCGAGCGAGCGCTGCCACATCCGCTGGACGAAATCGTGGCGTACTGCCGTTCGAAGGTTAGCCATCGTCACCGCGCAGCCTTCGCATCGGCGACAGCGCCATACCGCGAATGGCGTGCCTTTCTCCTGGAGAAGCGGCAGATGGCAACATGGGCAATTCATCTGGATCAAGTTCAAACACCGACGGAGTTTCTGAGTTTGTAGGCAGAGCCCATCTGTCGAACTGACAACTGTGTGTGCCCTTTGTCGGTCAGCGAATATCGAAACCCGAGTATCCGTTCTCGGCGCTCTGCCTGCAGAAGCTCAGATAGTCCTGCACCCCGATGTGATGCAACAGCTGACGCGGTTTGCCGGGAATGTTTGCGCCCATGTACCACGAGTCCGCAAGGCCGAGCAGTGTGCCAGCCGCCAGATCGGCCATGTGCTGCGTCCACGCATCGCCGGAAGCCTGCGTGGCCTCGATGCGCGTAAGGCCCTTGTCGCGCAGGTAGCACAGGCAGTCGACGACCCAGTCTCCCTGCAGCTCGGCGCAGGTCGGACCGTTGCAGAACGATGTCGGGCTTTGCGGACCGTACAGCATCAGCAGGTTCGGGTAGTCAGGAATGCCGAAGCCGAGATGCGTCCGCACGCCCGTGCTCCAGGTCTCCTGGAGCGACCGACCGGACAGGCCGCGGATGTCGATCTGCGTAAGCCCGCCGGTGCTGGCATCGAATCCGGTGGCGAGGACGAGGATGTCCATCTCGTAGAGATGCGACTTCGTGCGTACGCCGGTGCTGGTGATTTCCTCGATCGGATCTTCGCGAACGTCGACCAGCGTGACGTTGTCCTGGTTGAAGACCTCGAAGTAGCGCTGCTCGAGCGATGGACGTTTTGAGCCGAATGGATGAGGCGCTTCGGCGGGCGCGAGCTTGTCGGCGACGGCGGGATCGTTGATGCGGGCTCGGGTCTTTTCGCGCCAGAATTTGTACGCGAGCTGGTTGGCGTTCCTGTCAAAGGCGATGTCGCGGAAAGTCCCACCCCAGAAATGGAAGCCGCCTTTTCGCCACGCCGACTCGAAGATCGCAAGGCGCTCTTCCTCGGAAACGTCGAGGGCGGAGCGTTCGTCGGGCTGGATATCGAACAGGCCTCCGCCGGATTGCGCGCGCCGGCGGAACCATTCCGGATAGTGTGCCTTCATCGCGTGCTGCGTCGTCGCATCGAATGTCTGTTGCTGCATCGGCAGCGCGAGATTCGGCGTGCGCTGAAAGACCGTGAGCTCTTCGGCGATCTTGCCTGCTTCCTGGATCACCTGGACGCCGCTGGCGCCGGTGCCGATCACGCCGACGCGCTTGCGGGCGAGGTCGAGACCGTGCTGCGGCCAGTGAGCCGTGTGAAAGCACGGACCGGTGAAGCTCTCGAGGCCAGGCAGCCTTGGGATGTACGCCTTGGACGCGAAGCCGGTGCACGGGATGAAGAACCGGGTGCGGATCCTGTGACCGTCGGCGCACTCGATCTGCCACTGGTCGTGTTCAGCATCGAAGTGCGCAGCAACGACGCGGGAGTTGAAACGGATATCGCGTGAGAGCTGAAGCTTGTCATCCACGTGGCGGAAGTAGCGCCGCAGCTCGTCCCATGCCGGGAAGCGTTCCGTCCAGTTCCAGTCGCGCCAGAGCTCTTCGATCGAAAATTCGTAGTTCGGAACGTGCGAATCGACTCGAGCTCCGGGATAGCAGTTCCAGTACCAGATTCCGCCCATATCCGGGGCAGCTTCGAAGAGGCGCACGTTGAAGCCGCGCTCGCGCAGCCGGTAGAGCTGGTAGAGACCGCTGAAGCCGGCGCCGATGATCAGCGCGTCGAGGAGTTGGGGGTCATCGCTGTTGGACATGCATGCGGGTTCCGACGGGCGCCGAAGGACACTACCTTACTTCCTGCAGACTTTTCAAAGCAGCAGGAGAATGCGTATCCCGCACGATCACGTCCCGCGCGAATAGAAAATGCAGACGGTGGAGAGCGCGAGCAGTAAGAACTCGATCGTAGGCGCATGCTCGCGCCCTCCACCGAACCAGGGAGTTTTGTCCAGGCCCGGCGCGTCAGGTGGATCGTGCTGCGGCCAGCGTCGATTTGAGATAGCCGGACGATCGCGTTCGTGCCCGCAGCAGCGCGTCCAGCGACAGACGGCCTGGTCCGTTGATGAGCAGGAAAAGGCACGTGGCGAGCTGCGCGTATTCCGACCGGATCTCGTGCAGCACGGCCCACATGCCGATCTGCGGCAGCGAAGCCGGAAGCGGTAGTGGCGATGTTCCCAGATACATCGTGATTTTCGTCGACAGCATCGCCACGATCATCTCGATGATGAACGGAACCGCAATGAGCCGGGTCACAAGCCCGGCCAGCAGAAGAACGCCGCCCACGATCTCGAGTGTCCCGACCGCCCCGGCCGTCAGCTCCGGAAACGGGAATCCGAGCTTTGTAAATCGGCCGGCTCCTTGATTGACGAAGACAAACTTGAGAATGCCTTCCCAGAGAAAAACTCCCCCGGCCATCAGCCGAAGAAGGAGAATCGATGCCGGCCCATCGACGGGCGGCTCGCTGAGCCATTGAATCAAGCTGCGCATGGTTTTCGTACCTCCGTGTCGATGAGACCGAAGACTTGTCGAAAACATTCCCGGGAATAATCGACGCTCGCCGCCGGTCTACCCGAATCAGGGACTTCTCCAGTCATGGCGGAACGTGAGATCGAGACGACACTGCTGCCGCACCTGGACTCGGCCTACAATCTTGCGCGCTGGCTGTCCCGGAGCGAAGACGATGCGAAAGACATCACCCAGGAAGCGTTCGCGCGGGCGCTGCGGTTCTTTCCCTCGCTCAAAGGCAGCGCCAAACCATGGCTCCTCAGCATCGTTCGCAACACGTTCTACACGTCGATCGAGCAAAACCGACGCACGCAGCATGAGCCGTTCGACGAAGAACAGCATGGCGCGGCGGATGACGCCCTGGGACCTGAGTTGCTGTCGATGCGCAATGCCGACGTCGTGCGCATGCGCAGCGCGGTCGAAGCGCTTCCGGCTGAATATCGCGAAGCCATCGTCCTGCGCGAGCTCGAGGGTTTTTC harbors:
- a CDS encoding NAD(P)-dependent oxidoreductase; amino-acid sequence: MNQRIAVLGASGVYGRHLVPRLVAAGYRVRALVRRPEAAAIANACGADVLAADIFDEASLRSGLDGCDVAINLATSLPGPSSKGDYAKNDELRREGTPVFVRACRDAGVARILQQSIAMTHAGGGDAWADETTFHPVADDGIAGAAISAVRAMERSIEESELDWLVLRGALFYGPGTGFDEDWFARANAGKLRLPDEGNDYVSLVHIADMAAATVAAIERWPSRQALIVADDQPATWRDVLSYVCALAGTSPPQPGGRSLMPSFRVTNKRARDLLAWSPVYPDYRAGLVR
- a CDS encoding RidA family protein translates to MRKLVSSGSPFESRIGFSRAVRVGNVVAVAGTAPIAPDGGVAAVGDMYGQTRRCLEIVSQAIADAGLTLDSVVRTRVMLTDISRWEEAARAHGEVFSSIKPANTFVQVVGFINAEWLVELEVDCVADDN
- a CDS encoding sigma-70 family RNA polymerase sigma factor, encoding MAEREIETTLLPHLDSAYNLARWLSRSEDDAKDITQEAFARALRFFPSLKGSAKPWLLSIVRNTFYTSIEQNRRTQHEPFDEEQHGAADDALGPELLSMRNADVVRMRSAVEALPAEYREAIVLRELEGFSYAEIAEITGVPIGTVMSRISRARAKAETLLRRGGK
- a CDS encoding class I SAM-dependent methyltransferase translates to MTQTPDELATITARTLDHYNQSARDFWEGTRDHDVSQNIDALLRHIHGAPPLRILDFGCGPGRDLIALRALGHEPIGLEGSPPLAAMAREHSGCDVWEQDFLALELPAEYFDGIFANASLFHVPSQELPRVLGELRAALKPDGVLFSSNPRGNNDEGWNHGRYGTYHDLASWRAFLDAAGFTELEHYYRPPGLPRDRQPWLASVWRKSQASRPNR
- a CDS encoding NAD(P)/FAD-dependent oxidoreductase; translated protein: MSNSDDPQLLDALIIGAGFSGLYQLYRLRERGFNVRLFEAAPDMGGIWYWNCYPGARVDSHVPNYEFSIEELWRDWNWTERFPAWDELRRYFRHVDDKLQLSRDIRFNSRVVAAHFDAEHDQWQIECADGHRIRTRFFIPCTGFASKAYIPRLPGLESFTGPCFHTAHWPQHGLDLARKRVGVIGTGASGVQVIQEAGKIAEELTVFQRTPNLALPMQQQTFDATTQHAMKAHYPEWFRRRAQSGGGLFDIQPDERSALDVSEEERLAIFESAWRKGGFHFWGGTFRDIAFDRNANQLAYKFWREKTRARINDPAVADKLAPAEAPHPFGSKRPSLEQRYFEVFNQDNVTLVDVREDPIEEITSTGVRTKSHLYEMDILVLATGFDASTGGLTQIDIRGLSGRSLQETWSTGVRTHLGFGIPDYPNLLMLYGPQSPTSFCNGPTCAELQGDWVVDCLCYLRDKGLTRIEATQASGDAWTQHMADLAAGTLLGLADSWYMGANIPGKPRQLLHHIGVQDYLSFCRQSAENGYSGFDIR
- a CDS encoding DoxX family protein produces the protein MRSLIQWLSEPPVDGPASILLLRLMAGGVFLWEGILKFVFVNQGAGRFTKLGFPFPELTAGAVGTLEIVGGVLLLAGLVTRLIAVPFIIEMIVAMLSTKITMYLGTSPLPLPASLPQIGMWAVLHEIRSEYAQLATCLFLLINGPGRLSLDALLRARTRSSGYLKSTLAAARST